The Methanocella sp. genome contains the following window.
TCGCCTCCGGCGAGAAGGAGCTCGACGTGGGCAGCGAAAGCTCGCTGGAAGAGCTGAGCCGCCGGGGCATCACCATGTACGACATCATGCAGATATCGGCGAAGAATGACCTGGTGGCACGGGAATGGATTGAAGGGTTCCGGCGCACGTTCATCGCGGCCGAAAAGATCGCAGGCCGGCGCAAGGCCGGCACCATGAACGACGCCATTGTTCTTTCGTACCTGGAACTCCTGGCCGAGGAGCCGGACACGTTCATCGCGAAGAAGTACGATCTGGAGAAGGCCGTCTACGTGCAGGGCCTGGCCGTAGACGCGCTCGAAAGGCGTATGACGCTCAGGGAATTATCCCACCGGCTTTATGTCGAGAAGATCAACCCGGGCTCCACGGCCGACATCGTCATCGCCGGCCTATTCGTCGCCCTTTTGAACGGCATGAAGGTGTG
Protein-coding sequences here:
- a CDS encoding triphosphoribosyl-dephospho-CoA synthase translates to MLSMILEVSGTPKPGNIDRDHDYVGTKYEDFLASAVGVYPVMEKACNEGGIGSLILEASGESVLWQGGGNTHFGAYILLFPLIKAAMRGPVDLLRDNAIEIVKETTIEDAVDFYRAFSMVDVRMKDKEGLASGEKELDVGSESSLEELSRRGITMYDIMQISAKNDLVAREWIEGFRRTFIAAEKIAGRRKAGTMNDAIVLSYLELLAEEPDTFIAKKYDLEKAVYVQGLAVDALERRMTLRELSHRLYVEKINPGSTADIVIAGLFVALLNGMKV